TGCCCAGGTCGGCCATTTCCCAGGCGGTTAAACGGCCGCCTTGCAACAGCGGGCGGGTTTCATCTACAAACACATGCAGCTCTATACCGCGCTGTTTGGCCACTGCCAACGCACCAATGGCCGTACCCACCCCTGCGGTGGCCAGTGCGCCAGTATTGCAGTGGGTGAGCACGCGGTCGCCCGAGTGTAATAAGTCAGCGCCCCGCTCGGCCATGCGTTGACATAGCGCGCGGTCTTCTGCAAACAGTTCAGCGGCACGTTTGGCCAGGGCGTTGACGCCTTGCTCAAAGCAGGCTTCCATGGCATCCAGGCAGTACATTAAGTTAACTGCCGTGGGACGCGTGGCGCGTAAGCGATCGCTCACCAACTGCCAATCACTTTGTGGGTGGCGAGCGGCGTATTGGGCCAGCACGAAAGCGGCGCTCAAACCAATCAGCGGCGCACCGCGAATCGCTAAGCTTTTTACCGCTACCTGCCACTCTTCTGGCGAGTCACAACGCACCCACTGCTCCGCCTGAGGCAGTTGGGTTTGATCCAAATACTCAAGGTGGTCGGCATAGATCCGCAAACTGCGTGATTGAAGATGAGGCATTGATGGGCTCCTTGAGCACTTGAACTTGACTAGCAGAACAACAGCACGGCTTATCAGGCGCGAAGCTTATCATATAGAATGGCTGCCACTAGAAGAGGCGACGCAGATCCTATGATGACGCTACAAACTGAACTGCTGGACGCCATTTCATGGGCGGCGCAGCAAGGCTGGACACCCGCCACTGGCGGTAACTTTTCCGCCCGTACCGAGGCGGGCTATCTTGTCACCGCTTCTGGCCGGGATAAAACCCGCATTCAGGCCGATGACCTGTTGCTCTGCAACCTGGATGGCAAGGTGCTATCCGGCGATGGGAAACCTAGCGCGGAAAGCGATCTGCATGCCGCCCTCTATCGTTTGGACAGCACCATTAACTGCGTGTTGCACACCCACACGATAGCCAGCACGGTGCTCTCGCGTCGCTTCCCAGAGGGTATTGAGCTAAGCGGCTTTGAAATGCAAAAAGCCTTAGCGGGTAACGTGACCCACGAGGCTAGCATCCGCTTGCCGGTGGTACCCAACTCCCAGGATATGCAAGAACTGGCCGAGCACGTACGCAGCGGCTGGCCGATGCCCTGGGGCTTTTTGGTCGCGGGGCATGGCATATATGCCGTGGGCGATAGCATTGCCAGCTGTCGCCGCCACCTGGAAGCGATTGAGTTTTTACTTGCCTGTATCCTTGAAGAGAGTCGCTGGTCTTAAATGAGCAGTCTTAAATGAGTAGCCTTAAATGAGTAATTCAACTGTTCGCGCCATTGTGACCGATATTGAAGGCACCACCACGGACATTAACTTTGTCCATAAGGTGCTGTTTCCCTACGCCCACTCCAAACTGCCAGACTTTCTTCGCGCGAATGCAGACATACCTGCGGTTGCCGAGCAGATCGACGCCGTGCGCAGTGAAATGGGTGCCCCTGATGCCACGCTGGAAGCAGTCATTGCGCAGTTACTACATTGGATCGAGACTGACCAAAAAATAACTTCGCTGAAAGCACTGCAAGGTATGGTATGGGCGGATGGCTACCAACGCGGCGACTTCAAAGGCCATCTCTATAGCGATGTAGCCCCTGCCCTGCGTCAGTGGAAGGACTTGGGCAAGGCGCTGTACGTCTATTCATCTGGTTCTGTTCAGGCGCAGAAGCTGCTGTTTGGCTATAGCGATGCGGGCGACCTAACCCCCCTATTTAGCGGCTACTTTGATACCCATATTGGCCATAAGCGTGAGGCTACTGCCTATCAGCGTATTGTCGCCGAGCTTGACCTGCCACCGGCAGCGGTGCTGTTCTTGTCGGACGTGATCGAAGAATTGGACGCCGCCAAACAGGCAGGCATGCAAACCCTGCAGTTGGTGCGCGAAGGCACCCAGCCTGGCAACACCCATGCTTGCGTTACTCGCTTTGATGAAATTGCGCTTTAGGAGAACCGACGATGTCGCAACTGAAAGTATTTGCTGATCAGAACCCTAACAATGCCCTGATCGACACCACCGACGGCGAGCAGATTACCACTGAGCTAAACAAAGTGGGCGTGCTGTTCGAGCGCTGGGCAGCGCCGGGCGAAATTGCCGACGACGCCACCCAGGAAGATATTTTGGCGCTTTATCAAGACGACATCGACCGCGTCAAAGCCATGGGCGGCTATCAAACTGTCGATGTGTTGCATATGGTGCCAACGCACCCAGACAAAGACGCCATGCGCCAAAAGTTCTTGAACGAACATCGCCACCATGAAGATGAAGTACGTTTCTTCGTCAAAGGACAAGGGCTATTTTGTCTGCACATTGATGACAAGGTGTATCAGGTACTGTGTACCCGCAATGACCTGATCAGCGTACCCGCCAACACACCCCACTGGTTCGATATGGGCCCAGCGCCAGAATTCACCGCGCTACGCTTCTTCGATAATGTGGAAGGCTGGGTACCCCACTGGACTGAAAGCGATATCGCCGGGAATTTTGATCGCCTGGATCAGTTGTAAGCTGCCGGTAACCATCATCTATAATGGATGCAGCTTTAGCTCGCGAACCGCTAAAGCTGCTATTGGATAATCAGCCCTTGCTACAACACTTCTTGCTGGTTATATGCCCTGGCTAAATCCGCCAGCGCGGTAAGGTCACTATAGGCTTCCGGCTCCATAATCAGCGTTTGACCCATCAGCACATTGCGCGCTTCAAGCTTGGCGCGCAGCGCGGTGTCTTCTATCTCTTCAAAGTCCGCGTTGTGGGCCAGTGATAAAACACGGCGGTGCATTTCGATGCCGCAGTAGGCCAGCGCATCCAGGCGGATCTCTTCAAGCAGCGCATCACAAGCGTCATCGGCGCTATTGCCCTGCTCTTCAAACAGCGACTTGGGAAAAAGAATGCCCGTCCGCTCGGTTTGCCAAAGGTGACGGAACTCGGCATTAAAGTGGTTAAAGCACGCCTCAATCACTTCAAGAATCCACGCCTGATACTCATCAAGCTCGCTCTCTTGACGGTGGGCGGGCTGGCTGAAATAGGCCATTAGGAAGTTGGCTACCGCCATGCCCAGGTCAAAGGCCATCGGCCCGTACTGGGAGAACTCGGGGTCAATGACCCGCACGTCAGTATCCGTGGCCATGATTGATCCGGAGTGCAGGTCACCATGAAGCATGGTTTCGCTGTTAGCGGTAAACTTCATCAACAGCCGCTGCACTTTGGCTTTTAACCGCGCATTACGGCGCAGTTCGTCCACCACCGGCGAAAGCTCCGGCGTGTGGTGATTCATTTCAGCGCCGTAATAGGGGTCGGTAAATACCAGCGATTCGGTGATGGCAGGAATTGCCACATTGCCGGAAAACAGCCCTAAATCCGCCTTTTTCTCAGGGCTGCTCAGCGAAAGCTCCGAGCCACGAAACGCCGTGCGGGCGCAGAATTGGCCAATGGTTTCGCCAAGCTGGTCAACGCGCTCACCGTCGATCAGCTTACGGCGCAAGATTCTGTGCGGGTGGAGATACTCCATCACTATCAGCGCCTGGGGCTTGTCGAAGTAATAGACTTCAGGGGCAATCCCCGGCGCACGCTTGGCCTGGCGCACCAAGGCGTAGTACTCAAAATGGGCGCGATAAATAGGTAGCGGCCAGCTCTCTCCGACCATACGTACATAGGGAAGCGCCTGCTTAACCACTACACTGCCCACATCACCGGAGACAATAAATACTAGGTTGAGGTTGCCATCACCCACCTCGCGAATGTCCCAGCTAGCGGGTTCTCCGCCCACTCGACTAGCCACCGCCTCAATACCACCCAATCGCTCGGATAGGGTGTCGACATTGAGCGCGCGGTAATGTTGATCAATCTCCAAAGGTCATTCCTCACAGAACGTTTAAATGTATTATTGGCCGCAGTGCCCGCAGCTACCGTGCTGATATACCTAAGCTACCAACAGCGTCATCAGAGGAGGGTGAATCAACCAAACTAGCCTCTCTGATACGGTTGCGGCCCTGCCGTTTAGCTTCATAAAGCGCTTCATCCGCTTTTAACAACAAGTCGGCGGGTGTAAGGCCTACTGCGGGGCGTAGCAACGCAATACCAATACTGATGGTAACAACGCTATGTGCCGAGCTACCGTGATTAGGAATCCCTAAGGCCTCCACGCTGCATCTTATTCGCTCTGCCGCGGGTATTGCCGTTTCAGGTGTTGCATTGGTCATCAGCACTAAAAACTCTTCACCGCCAAAGCGTACGACTAAATCGGAGTCACGGCTATTGGCCTGCATGGCCTTTGCCACTTGCTGCAAACAGACATCACCTTGGGGGTGTCCATAGTAATCGTTGTAAGCTTTGAAATGGTCGATATCAATAACCATCAGCCCTAAACAGAGACCTTTATCGGCGGCCTCCTGCCAGCGCACGGGGAAGACCGCATCGAACTGGCGTCGATTGGCAAGGTTCGTTAAGGAATCGGTGACCGACATCTGGGTCAACTTTTGATTGTCTTGGAAGTAATAGCCCGCCCGGAGCTTTTCTTTCAACACATGCAGGTAAGAGGTTCGCTCGCTTCGCTCGAAGCGATAGTTAGCCATTAAGGTGAACAGCGCCTGAGCGATGATAGTAAAGATAGCTAGCCGCTTCACTTCTGGCGGCATTGGTTCGTAGTGCAAAACAAAACCTAATATTATAAATATACTAATGGCGGATGACACACAGGCATAGCTAAACCGCAATGAGTAAACGATATTCCCTACCAGCAGGATAAGACCGAAAGAGAAAACGTCCAAATACGAGTAGGCAACACTGGAACTCACAAATATTAAGCAGGAGACAACCGTAGCAACGATTACAGTGCTTGCCATTAAGGTCTCACGAAGGGGCGGGGGCACGCCTCGGTAGACCCACCATAGAATGGGCAAGCCAATAGGCAGCATCACCCCAATGCGTAATATCAGGGCTGTGGTAAAAGAGTCGGGACGAAAGCTGTAGTCATTGATCAAAAACACGCAGTAGATGACCGCTGATATCAAACCTGCAACGACCAAGCTACGGCTTCGTTTGCGCTGGGTATCAGCTTCAAAACGCGCCTCCAATTCATCGCTAAAGCGTAACCGCCAAGCCCTCCTTTCCAACTCGTCTTCCACCGCTGTCAGCAACGTGTCATTGAACATTACTCGCCCTCAATGCTTCATCCGATTACCTACGGCTTTCATGCATCATTAATAAACACCAGAAGCCAACCGTTACCTTTGAGTACAAAGATAGTGTGCCACAATAGCGTTTAGTTAAAATGAATATTGATACAAACGTTAAACGAAACTCATCCCAATTTTCATTAATTGAGCATTCATCCAGGAGGCTAATGATGCAGCGTCAGCAGGATCCAATGACCAACGACTGGACTTTCATCATTGGGCATCGAGAGCTCGTTGTGCACCAGCGCTATGAAGTGCTTAGCATGATCAATGACTTTATGCTGGGTATTTGGTTTACGATCGGCAGTGTCTGCTTTTTTTACCAGGGTGCGGTTCAAACTGTCGGCGTGTGGCTGTTTGTGATAGGTAGCATCCAACTGCTGATTCGTCCAGCGATTCGTCTTCACCGCTATGTCTATTTTAAGCAGTTGCCGGACACCGACCAGGACGCTTAGACGTACGCGGCTTAGTATTGGCGGCTTCAGCTAATGTTTAAAGTAGGCATTACTTTTTCAGTAATGCCTGTATTAATGAGGCGCATTAAATCCGTGAAATACAAGCCCGTTCATCTTAGCTGGCTATCTTTACTGCCACGACGGTTATAGCCACTAAAGGCCGACTGTTTTTTATCTAACTCACCCTGACACACCACGCACAGCCGAACGCCCGGAATCGCCTTACGGCGCGGTTCCGGAATGGGGTCGCCACACTCCTCACAAGTCTCAAGACTTTCTCCCCGAGGTAGTTGGCTACGGGCACGCTGCACCGCATCTTCCAGTGTGCTTTCCATCTGCTCTTGTTCGGCACCATCTTTTGCCCATCCACCTGCCATGGTGTCCTCCCTCCTTTTTTTCAAAAACGACTGTACAAAATTTGTCTTTAAGCATAGCAGTAAGCTGGGCGACTCACCGTTAGGGAACCTCTAATTAACGTGATGGGCGCAGGCGAGACAAGGCAAAAATCAACGAAAAAGCGGAGTTTACGGGTTGTAAATGAGCATTTTGAGGCGATTTTTAACGCCGTATGGGCAAGCGCAGTAGTTAATCAGAGGTTTCTTAGCCTAAAAACCGAACGCCTTGAGCAGCCAATGGGCTGCGAAGCTTGTCTGGCAGCGGCACATCGGTCACTACGGCATCATAATCACCCAGCTGACCCGCGGCGCAGCGTAGTGGCAGGTCGAACTTGGTTTTATCCAGCACTAACACGCGATAACCGGCATGGGCCAACAGCGCCTCACGGGCCATCACTTCGTCGTCGTTATAGTCATAAAGCTGGCCATGGCTATCCATTCCCCCCACCGAGACAATCCCCACATCGGCACGGTAGCGTTGAAAAAAGCGCCAGGCATCGCCGCCAATCACATCCTGATCGCGCCGACGCACTCGCCCACCGGCCACCACTAGCTCGCACTTCAACTGGCACAGCTTAATCAGCGCATGCAGGTTATTGGTCATGATATGCAGACCTTGCTTATCACTCAGCGCATCGGCCAACTGCTCAACCGTGGTGCCCGTGCCTAAGAACAGTGCTTGATGATCCTGTACCAAGCTCGCTGCCCGCGCCGCGATCTGCCGTTTACCCGCCACGTTCACAATCTGACGCTGGTCGTAGCCGATATTTTCCTGCTCGGGAAACGGCAGCACCTCCCCTTGGCGACGCAACACCAGGCCCTTATCAGCCAGGTGGCGAATATCTCCACGCAGAGTTTGCACAGAAACCCCAAACTCGCCTGCCAGGCTGTCTACCGATTGGCGCCCTTGTGAGTGGATTCGCTGCAACAGCTGTTGTCGACGTTCGAACTGGCGCATAGCCCCTCTCAGCACAACGAAAGCAAAAAGTGCGGCAAACGAAAGCCATAAAATGTTGAACGAAAGCATAGTGTCACTTTGTTGTAAGCAGATGACAGTAGCTTAGGTGGGGTTAACTCACTGGAGGTTTACCCATGTTGAAGCGCCCCCTGTTATCTATTCCGACATCTGCCCTTACTGCTGCTGTTGCGGTAGCCAGCTTTTCCCTTTCGGCTCAGGTAGCGGCGAACGAAACGCTAACGCTCTACACCAGCCAGCCCAATAGCGACGCCCAACAGACCGTTGACGCCTTTGAAGCGGCCTATCCCGACATTGAAGTGGAGTGGGTACGCGACGGTACGACGCGCTTGATGACACGGCTGCGCTCGGAGCTTTCAGCCGGGGTGAGCAACCCTGACGTACTGCTGATTGCCGACAGCATGACCATGGAATCACTCAAGCAAGAAGGCCATTTACAGCCTTACCTAAGCGATGAGCGCCAGGCCTATGACGCCGACCTGTATGACCCAGAAGGCTACTACTACGGCACCAAGCTGATCACCACCGGAATTGTCTATAACACCGGCGCCGAGCATCAGCCGCAAAGTTGGCAAGACCTACTGGGGCCTGACTACGAAGGGTTGGTCACCATGCCTAGTCCGCTTTACTCCGGCGCTGCGCTGATCCATATGGCGGCGATCACTGCCAACCCTGACCTTGGCATGGCGTATTACGAAGCGCTTCATGAAAACCGCACCGAAGCCCAGGGTGGGAACGGCGGCGTATTTAACGCCGTGGCCGCGGGCACCAAGCCCTACGGCATCGTGGTGGATTTCCTGCCAATTCGTGAAGCCGCCAAAGGCTCGCCGGTCGAATTCGTGTTCCCGGAAGAGGGCGTGAGCGCGGTGACCGAGCCGGTCGCTATTATGCAGGGTGCAGAGAATGTCGATGCCGCGCAAAAGTTTGTTGATTTCGTGCTCTCCCAGCAGGGCCAGGAACTGGTCAGCCAGCAGGGCTACCTGCCTGCCCACAACGACGTGACCCCACCTGAAGGCTTCCCCGAGCGCGATAGCATTACCCTGATGCCGGTTGATACCGAGCAAGCATTGGCGCAGGAAGAAGAACTTAAACAGCGTTTTAGCGACCTCTTCGGCGGGTAATCATGACGCCCGCTCTCATCTTTGACAACAAGACCGGCAGCGGCAACAAGTACGGCAGCCAGCACCGCTGGCTGCTTTCAAGCCTGCTGATCGCCATTGTACTGCTGAGCCTGGCGCCCAGCCTGCGCCTGCTGATCGAGGCGTTGAGCGACCTTACCCAAGGCCGCCAGTCACCGCTGTGGCAGGTGCTCAACAGTGCCAGCACTTGGCGAGCACTGTGGCAGAGCCTGTATACCTCGGGGCTCGGCATGCTGATCGCCCTGATCCTGGGTAGCCTGTTCGCCTTTGCCATCACGCTCACCAATGTGCGCGGCAAAGCGTGGCTGGTGTTCTGCTTTATGCTGCCGATGATGATTCCGCCCCAGGTTACCGCCTTGAGCTGGCTGCAGCTCTTTGGCCCGGCCAGCCCGCTACTGAAAAGTATGGGCATAGCGCCGCCGCTAGGCAGCCCACAACCGCTCTATTCCGCTGAAGGCATCGCTTTACTGCTGGGCATCCAGAGCGCGCCACTGGTGTTTCTGGCCCTGCGCACCAGCCTGCTCTCGCTGCCCCGGGAACTGATAGAAGCCGCCCGCATTAGCGGTGCCAAACAAACCCAGGTGTGGGGTCACATTATTCTCCCCGTGACCCGTAGCGGCTTGATCGCCGGGGGCGCGATGGCGTTTATCTCGAGTCTTGGCAACTTCGGCATCCCCGCCATGCTGGGTATTCCCGCAGGCTATTACGTGCTGCCCACGCTGATCTACCAGCGTATGGCCAACTTCGGTACCGGCGTGTTGGCAGAAATGGCCGCCCTATCACTGCTGATTGGGTTGCTGGCGCTGGCCGGGGTGGCGCTGCAGCAGCAGCTTATGAACCGCAGCCGCTTTGGGCTGGGCGGCCATAGTGGACGCTCCCACGATTTTACCCTGGGAAGTTGGCGCTCTCTGGTGACCGCCACGCTCGTCGGGATATTACTGATTATTCTGGTCGCGCCGCTGCTTGCGCTCATTATCAGTTCGCTGGTGCCGGCCATGGGCGTGCCGTTAAACGCCGAGACCGCCACCCTGAACGCTTACGCTGAAGTGATGGGTCGCCAAGGCGCCACATGGCGAGCGGTGAACAACAGTCTGTGGCTAGCGGGCAGCGCGGCGGTGGTACTGATGCTGCTGAGTCTGCCACTGGCTTACCGGCTACAGCGCCTGCCGGAACGTTGGCGGGGTGTGGTACTCAGTGCCATCGAGATTCCCTATGCGCTGCCTGGCGTGGTGTTGGCGATTGCCTGCATCCTGCTCTTTGTCCGCCCGCTGCCGATTATCAATGTGGCGCTCTACGGCACCCTGGGGCTGATTTTTATCGCTTATCTAGCACGCTTTCTGGTGGTCTGCGTCAAGCCTGTCGCCACCAGCCTGGCGCAGTTGGATCCTTCCCTTGAAGAGGCAGCACAGCTCGCGGGGGCAGGCCCCTGGCGACGCCTGGGCAGCATTATTTTACCCCTGGTCGCGCCCGCGCTGTTCGCAGGCGGCCTGCTGGTGTTTCTGCTGGCGGTCAACGAACTGACCGTGTCAGCCCTGCTATGGAGCGCCGGTAACGAAACCCTCGGCGTGCTGATTTTCAACCTCGACGAAGGCGGCGAAAGCGTGCTGGCCTCTGCGGTGTCAGTGCTGGTGGTGATCATGGTCGCCTCGCTGATGCTGACACTCAGTTTACTGGCGCCGCGTTTACCTAAAGGAGTCATTCCATGGCAGAGTTAGGCATGGCAGTGCCATCTAGTGCAGGGCTATCGATCGATCGTGTTACCAAGCGCTTTGGCGAACAGACGGCCGTTGATGCGCTGTCGCTGACGATCAATCCAGGCGAGTTTGTCGCTCTGCTCGGCCCCAGTGGTTGTGGCAAAACCACCATGCTACGCATGTTGGCGGGGTTTGAAACCGTCAACGACGGCACGATCCAATTAGCCAATCGTACCCTGGCCAGCGCCGATATCCATGTGCCGCCTGAGCAGCGCAATATGGCCATGGTATTTCAGTCCTATGCGCTTTGGCCGCATATGAGCGTGGCGGACAACGTCGGCTACCCGGTCAAACTGCGCGGCCTGCGCGGGGCGGCGTATCACCAAAAGGTGCAGCAGGCCCTGGCCCTGGTGGAGCTCGATGCTTATGCCGACCGCATGCCCCAGGCCCTCAGTGGCGGCCAGCGCCAGCGCGTCGCCCTGGCGCGCTGTTTAGTGAGCGACCCCTCTGTGGTGCTGCTGGATGAGCCGCTGGCCAATCTTGACCGTCACCTGCGCGCCACCATGGAGCACAGCTTCCGCGATTTTCATCAGCGAACGGGCGCAACGCTGGTCTATGTCACCCACGACCAAACCGAAGCCATGGCGCTGGCAGACAAAATCGCCGTGATGAAAGCGGGCAAGCTGGTTCAATGGGGCGCCCCTGAAACCCTTTACAGACAGCCGAGAACTGCCTGGGTAGCAGGCTTTATCGGCCAGGGCAGCCAGTTAAAGGTCGCCGCCGGTCACCCTGGGAAGCGCCTTGAGGGCGCGGCCCTGATGCGCGGACTGAACGCCATCACGTCCGAACGAACCCAAAGCGTGCTGGTGCGCCCGGAGCATATTCAGATTAGCACTCAAGCGCCAGTTGCTCATCAGCTTGCCGCACAGGTAGAGAGCGTTATTTTTCGTGGCGAACGCTATGAACTTAGCCTACGCCTGCCCAGCGGCGAAACGCTGCTGGCCTACCACCACATCGCGCCTGACCTGGGTAGCCAGGTTGCCGTCGACCTTCAGCAGGGCTGGTGCCTGGAGCCCGAACAATGAGTGTCAATATCGAGATTCTCAGTGGTTTAGGCGCCAAAGGCCCGGCCGCGATACTGGTAGAAGCCCAGGGAAAACGCCTACTGCTAGATGCAGGCGGTGCACTCCACCCGGATGACACCATTACCTGGGCGAACAACCTGGATGTGGATGCCGTACTGATCAGCCATGACCATATCGACCATATCGGCGGCGTGGCCGAGCTAGCGGAGAACGTGCCACTTTATTGCACACCGCTGGTAGCCAAGGCCTTGCCGCACAACCGCCCCTGGCACCCACTGCCCGAACGCGGCACGCTAGAGGTGGAAGGCATCATTGTTACCACCGGCCAAGCGGGACACTCGCTAGGCGGTGTGTGGCTGCATTTAGCGGTGGAAGGCGGTGTTTACTATAGCGGCGACGCCTGTTTTGAGTCGCAACTGTTTCCTTTTGATACTCCACCGAAAGCGGCTATTGCGCTACTGGATGCCTCCTACGGCAGCTACGACCAACCCCAAGCACATTGTGTACAGGCCATTAGTGAGCATCTTTATCAACCGCTGGCATTTCCGGTGCCGGAAACCGGCCGCGCTCTGGAGATGGCACTCTGGCTGGCGAAAGAGGCTGACCGGCGGCAGTTAACGCTCGCCATCGACCCGGTGATTCGCGACAACCTGGCCGCGCTCTTGGCACTGCCTGCAACACTGCGTCGGCCTGGGCTCGACCACTCGATTCGCTCACTTTTAGCGCGGCAAAACGCTTACTCGCCAACCCTTATGTTGATGTGCGATCGCAGCGATACTCCGCAACAGTGGCCCAATCACCACCTGCTCCACACCGGTTATCTAACCCCTGATCGCCGCGCCGAGCTAGCGGCAGGCCAAATCAGCTGGCAGCGCTGGAATGTTCACCTACGCGCGTCGCACCTGGTGGCGCTTGCCGATCAGTTGGGCGCCACTCAAGTGGTACCGCTATTTACCCAGCTTGCCAATAACGAATTGAATGC
This Vreelandella neptunia DNA region includes the following protein-coding sequences:
- a CDS encoding ABC transporter ATP-binding protein; the encoded protein is MAELGMAVPSSAGLSIDRVTKRFGEQTAVDALSLTINPGEFVALLGPSGCGKTTMLRMLAGFETVNDGTIQLANRTLASADIHVPPEQRNMAMVFQSYALWPHMSVADNVGYPVKLRGLRGAAYHQKVQQALALVELDAYADRMPQALSGGQRQRVALARCLVSDPSVVLLDEPLANLDRHLRATMEHSFRDFHQRTGATLVYVTHDQTEAMALADKIAVMKAGKLVQWGAPETLYRQPRTAWVAGFIGQGSQLKVAAGHPGKRLEGAALMRGLNAITSERTQSVLVRPEHIQISTQAPVAHQLAAQVESVIFRGERYELSLRLPSGETLLAYHHIAPDLGSQVAVDLQQGWCLEPEQ
- a CDS encoding MBL fold metallo-hydrolase — translated: MSVNIEILSGLGAKGPAAILVEAQGKRLLLDAGGALHPDDTITWANNLDVDAVLISHDHIDHIGGVAELAENVPLYCTPLVAKALPHNRPWHPLPERGTLEVEGIIVTTGQAGHSLGGVWLHLAVEGGVYYSGDACFESQLFPFDTPPKAAIALLDASYGSYDQPQAHCVQAISEHLYQPLAFPVPETGRALEMALWLAKEADRRQLTLAIDPVIRDNLAALLALPATLRRPGLDHSIRSLLARQNAYSPTLMLMCDRSDTPQQWPNHHLLHTGYLTPDRRAELAAGQISWQRWNVHLRASHLVALADQLGATQVVPLFTQLANNELNAWHGLLGERLCTAQRLSAHSRLVTLSSLGSFACPQ